From Zingiber officinale cultivar Zhangliang chromosome 5B, Zo_v1.1, whole genome shotgun sequence, the proteins below share one genomic window:
- the LOC121984207 gene encoding WD repeat domain-containing protein 83-like isoform X2, with product METTASVAARTEPSASGTPIRASTSRPTSPMAARSATSMSPRTTQSCVPAAATARYSIGMFPPAASSGSSEATTARFNVYDSVVVSAGYDQSVRAWDCRSHSTEPIQIIDTFQDSVMSVCLTKTEIIAGSVDGTVRTFDIRIGREIVDSLGPAVNCISLSNDSNCVLANCLDSTIRLLDRTTGELLQEYKGHTCKSYKMDCCLTNTDAHVTGGSEDGTIYFWDLVDASVVSSFKAHRSVVTSVNFHPKECCMLTSSVDGTVRVWRQ from the exons ATGGAAACTACTGCCTCAGTTGCGGCAAGGACAGAACCCTCCGCCTCTGGAACCCCCATAAGGGCATCCACATCAAGACCTACAAGTCCCATGGCCGCGAGATCCGCGACGTCCATGTCACCTC GGACAACGCAAAGCTGTGTTCCTGCGGCGGCGACCGCCAGATATTCTATTGGGATGTTTCCACCGGCCGCGTCATCCGGAAGTTCCGAGGCCACGACAGCGAG GTTTAATGTATATGACTCAGTCGTAGTGTCGGCTGGCTATGACCAATCAGTTCGTGCATGGGATTGCAGATCACATAGTACAGAGCCGATTCAG ATCATTGATACATTTCAAGACAGTGTAATGTCTGTTTGTTTAACAAAGACTGAAATTATTGCTGGAAGTGTAGATGGAACTGTCCGCACATTTGACATACGAATTGGGAG GGAGATTGTGGACAGTTTGGGGCCGGCTGTCAACTGTATTTCTCTGTCAAATGATAGTAACTGTGTCTTAGCAAATTGTTTGGATTCGACTATACGCCTTCTTGATAG GACCACGGGAGAACTTCTGCAAGAGTACAAGGGACACACCTGCAAG TCTTACAAGATGGATTGCTGCCTAACAAACACTGATGCACATGTTACGGGTGGATCTGAGGACGGCACAATATATTTCTGGGATCTAGTGGATGCTTCTGTTGTTTCTAGTTTCAAAGCACATCGCTCTGTG GTGACGAGTGTGAATTTTCACCCAAAGGAATGCTGTATGCTAACATCATCTGTTGATGGCACAGTGCGCGTATGGAGACAGTGA
- the LOC121984207 gene encoding WD repeat domain-containing protein 83-like isoform X1 — protein sequence MAKVGGGGAELPRREASVLKGHEGPVLAVRFNGDGNYCLSCGKDRTLRLWNPHKGIHIKTYKSHGREIRDVHVTSDNAKLCSCGGDRQIFYWDVSTGRVIRKFRGHDSEVNAVRFNVYDSVVVSAGYDQSVRAWDCRSHSTEPIQIIDTFQDSVMSVCLTKTEIIAGSVDGTVRTFDIRIGREIVDSLGPAVNCISLSNDSNCVLANCLDSTIRLLDRTTGELLQEYKGHTCKSYKMDCCLTNTDAHVTGGSEDGTIYFWDLVDASVVSSFKAHRSVVTSVNFHPKECCMLTSSVDGTVRVWRQ from the exons ATGGCGAAGGTCGGAGGCGGTGGCGCGGAGCTACCCCGGCGGGAGGCGAGCGTGCTGAAGGGTCACGAAGGGCCGGTTCTGGCGGTTCGCTTCAACGGGGATGGAAACTACTGCCTCAGTTGCGGCAAGGACAGAACCCTCCGCCTCTGGAACCCCCATAAGGGCATCCACATCAAGACCTACAAGTCCCATGGCCGCGAGATCCGCGACGTCCATGTCACCTC GGACAACGCAAAGCTGTGTTCCTGCGGCGGCGACCGCCAGATATTCTATTGGGATGTTTCCACCGGCCGCGTCATCCGGAAGTTCCGAGGCCACGACAGCGAG GTGAATGCTGTCAGGTTTAATGTATATGACTCAGTCGTAGTGTCGGCTGGCTATGACCAATCAGTTCGTGCATGGGATTGCAGATCACATAGTACAGAGCCGATTCAG ATCATTGATACATTTCAAGACAGTGTAATGTCTGTTTGTTTAACAAAGACTGAAATTATTGCTGGAAGTGTAGATGGAACTGTCCGCACATTTGACATACGAATTGGGAG GGAGATTGTGGACAGTTTGGGGCCGGCTGTCAACTGTATTTCTCTGTCAAATGATAGTAACTGTGTCTTAGCAAATTGTTTGGATTCGACTATACGCCTTCTTGATAG GACCACGGGAGAACTTCTGCAAGAGTACAAGGGACACACCTGCAAG TCTTACAAGATGGATTGCTGCCTAACAAACACTGATGCACATGTTACGGGTGGATCTGAGGACGGCACAATATATTTCTGGGATCTAGTGGATGCTTCTGTTGTTTCTAGTTTCAAAGCACATCGCTCTGTG GTGACGAGTGTGAATTTTCACCCAAAGGAATGCTGTATGCTAACATCATCTGTTGATGGCACAGTGCGCGTATGGAGACAGTGA
- the LOC121984205 gene encoding probable serine/threonine-protein kinase At1g01540 isoform X1, protein MSGFELSRHTPILGLPLWALIGVCIAVAAALLLSLCFVLLRKGESSRTSAVPIAAPKEIQEVRVDSARASEPDPSPPTPIDPQKPHFSPTKERNGAGSPDAAPGVSRLGWGQWFTLQEIMAATGQFSYENVIGEGGYGIVYRGVMQDGTQIAAKNLVNNKGQAETEFMVEVEAIGRVRHKNLVRLLGYCAEGVHRILVYEYIENGNLEKWLHGDVGSRSPLTWEIRMDIMLGVAKGILYLHEGLEPKVVHRDIKSSNILLDKQWTPKLSDFGLAKLLGTGRTHVTTRVMGTFGLVNFYFSRLLISFAKQNLIKNCNLCPLDSYVAPEYASTGMLNEKNDVYSFGILLMEIICGRRPIDYNRPPSEVNIIEWIKIMVSSRKTDEVVDPKMPEKPSPRALKKTLLVALRCVDSDSQQRPTIGHVLHMLQVEDFAYLDERRPGRPGRTNPNSAEQKERFPGKPFTEPSK, encoded by the exons ATGTCAGGTTTTGAGCTGTCCCGGCACACGCCCATCTTGGGCCTCCCCCTTTGGGCACTCATCGGCGTCTGCATCGCCGTCGCTGCCgccctcctcctctccctctgCTTTGTCCTCCTACGGAAGGGTGAATCTTCTCGGACATCTGCCGTCCCCATTGCCGCGCCCAAAGAAATCCAAGAGGTCCGCGTCGATTCCGCTCGCGCCTCCGAACCCGATCCCTCGCCTCCGACGCCAATCGATCCGCAGAAACCCCACTTTTCGCCCACGAAGGAGCGAAACGGAGCGGGCTCGCCGGACGCTGCGCCGGGAGTGTCCCGCTTGGGCTGGGGCCAGTGGTTCACTCTCCAGGAGATCATGGCGGCGACGGGGCAATTCTCCTACGAGAATGTGATCGGAGAAGGCGGCTACGGGATCGTCTATCGTGGTGTCATGCAGGATGGTACTCAGATTGCAGCGAAGAATTTGGTGAACAACAA GGGTCAAGCTGAGACGGAATTCATGGTCGAGGTTGAAGCAATTGGTCGAGTTCGTCACAAGAACTTGGTTAGATTGCTAGGATATTGTGCAGAAGGTGTTCATAG GATCCTTGTTTACGAGTATATCGAAAATGGGAACCTTGAAAAGTGGCttcatggtgatgttggatcaagGAGCCCTCTTACATGGGAAATCAGAATGGACATCATGCTTGGAGTGGCAAAAGG GATACTGTATTTACATGAAGGACTTGAACCCAAAGTAGTTCATCGAGATATTAAATCAAGCAACATTCTGCTCGATAAGCAATGGACTCCCAAACTTTCTGATTTTGGACTCGCAAAGTTATTGGGCACAGGAAGGACCCATGTCACAACCCGTGTGATGGGAACTTTTGGGTTAGTTAACTTCTATTTCTCTAGGCTATTGATCTCATTTGCCAAACAAAATCTGATTAAGAACTGCAATTTGTGCCCTCTTGATAGCTATGTGGCACCTGAATATGCTAGTACTGGTATGTTAAACGAGAAGAATGATGTTTATAGCTTTGGGATTCTTCTTATGGAGATTATATGTGGTCGTAGGCCAATCGATTACAACAGGCCTCCAAGCGAA GTTAATATCATAGAGTGGATTAAGATCATGGTGAGTAGTCGAAAAACTGATGAAGTTGTGGATCCAAAGATGCCTGAGAAACCTTCACCAAGGGCATTGAAGAAAACACTTTTAGTTGCATTGAGATGTGTGGATTCTGATTCTCAGCAGAGACCAACAATAGGGCATGTCCTACACATGCTTCAAGTTGAAGATTTTGCATACCTTGAT GAGCGACGACCGGGCCGACCGGGGCGAACTAACCCTAATAGTGCtgaacaaaaagaaagatttccAGGAAAGCCTTTTACTGAGCCTAGTAAATGA
- the LOC121984205 gene encoding probable serine/threonine-protein kinase At1g01540 isoform X2 yields MSGFELSRHTPILGLPLWALIGVCIAVAAALLLSLCFVLLRKGESSRTSAVPIAAPKEIQEVRVDSARASEPDPSPPTPIDPQKPHFSPTKERNGAGSPDAAPGVSRLGWGQWFTLQEIMAATGQFSYENVIGEGGYGIVYRGVMQDGTQIAAKNLVNNKGQAETEFMVEVEAIGRVRHKNLVRLLGYCAEGVHRILVYEYIENGNLEKWLHGDVGSRSPLTWEIRMDIMLGVAKGILYLHEGLEPKVVHRDIKSSNILLDKQWTPKLSDFGLAKLLGTGRTHVTTRVMGTFGYVAPEYASTGMLNEKNDVYSFGILLMEIICGRRPIDYNRPPSEVNIIEWIKIMVSSRKTDEVVDPKMPEKPSPRALKKTLLVALRCVDSDSQQRPTIGHVLHMLQVEDFAYLDERRPGRPGRTNPNSAEQKERFPGKPFTEPSK; encoded by the exons ATGTCAGGTTTTGAGCTGTCCCGGCACACGCCCATCTTGGGCCTCCCCCTTTGGGCACTCATCGGCGTCTGCATCGCCGTCGCTGCCgccctcctcctctccctctgCTTTGTCCTCCTACGGAAGGGTGAATCTTCTCGGACATCTGCCGTCCCCATTGCCGCGCCCAAAGAAATCCAAGAGGTCCGCGTCGATTCCGCTCGCGCCTCCGAACCCGATCCCTCGCCTCCGACGCCAATCGATCCGCAGAAACCCCACTTTTCGCCCACGAAGGAGCGAAACGGAGCGGGCTCGCCGGACGCTGCGCCGGGAGTGTCCCGCTTGGGCTGGGGCCAGTGGTTCACTCTCCAGGAGATCATGGCGGCGACGGGGCAATTCTCCTACGAGAATGTGATCGGAGAAGGCGGCTACGGGATCGTCTATCGTGGTGTCATGCAGGATGGTACTCAGATTGCAGCGAAGAATTTGGTGAACAACAA GGGTCAAGCTGAGACGGAATTCATGGTCGAGGTTGAAGCAATTGGTCGAGTTCGTCACAAGAACTTGGTTAGATTGCTAGGATATTGTGCAGAAGGTGTTCATAG GATCCTTGTTTACGAGTATATCGAAAATGGGAACCTTGAAAAGTGGCttcatggtgatgttggatcaagGAGCCCTCTTACATGGGAAATCAGAATGGACATCATGCTTGGAGTGGCAAAAGG GATACTGTATTTACATGAAGGACTTGAACCCAAAGTAGTTCATCGAGATATTAAATCAAGCAACATTCTGCTCGATAAGCAATGGACTCCCAAACTTTCTGATTTTGGACTCGCAAAGTTATTGGGCACAGGAAGGACCCATGTCACAACCCGTGTGATGGGAACTTTTGG CTATGTGGCACCTGAATATGCTAGTACTGGTATGTTAAACGAGAAGAATGATGTTTATAGCTTTGGGATTCTTCTTATGGAGATTATATGTGGTCGTAGGCCAATCGATTACAACAGGCCTCCAAGCGAA GTTAATATCATAGAGTGGATTAAGATCATGGTGAGTAGTCGAAAAACTGATGAAGTTGTGGATCCAAAGATGCCTGAGAAACCTTCACCAAGGGCATTGAAGAAAACACTTTTAGTTGCATTGAGATGTGTGGATTCTGATTCTCAGCAGAGACCAACAATAGGGCATGTCCTACACATGCTTCAAGTTGAAGATTTTGCATACCTTGAT GAGCGACGACCGGGCCGACCGGGGCGAACTAACCCTAATAGTGCtgaacaaaaagaaagatttccAGGAAAGCCTTTTACTGAGCCTAGTAAATGA